A region from the Lycium barbarum isolate Lr01 chromosome 8, ASM1917538v2, whole genome shotgun sequence genome encodes:
- the LOC132608013 gene encoding acetyl-CoA-benzylalcohol acetyltransferase-like has product MEVQVLARKLIKPSKPTPLHLQNLKLSLFDQLAPPLYVSIVFYYSSNAEENAASKRNEKFILLEESLSKTLNHYYPMVGRFSNNDLLINCNDQGVEFIEAQVEKDLGEFLHHGPEIELLNKFMAWDVPPSTLLATSPMLAIQVTMFSCGGLVMGIQCSHLVADAFTLEKFINKWACISKSGVEEMSCSSSFGDLASLFPTRVLSKQLPPRSKLSKIITRRFVFDAQAIETLKKRIFLKDATIEPTRVVTVISLLWKALTGAYIAKNGYLKNFSLCPTINLRERTVLPITQQSLGNFWMSGIALFQADKNGTELHDYVKLMTNAIRDTTMNVGKASIDEISDLFIKNYKEIVGKLVSSEKNACPFTSWCKFSWYEADFGWGKPIWLSGISRAFEVISLIDTKNGDGIEAWVSLKEEIMVEFEQDPDILSLASKMKSPTCY; this is encoded by the coding sequence ATGGAGGTTCAAGTTCTTGCAAGAAAATTAATAAAACCATCCAAACCAACCCCACTTCATCTTCAGAACCTCAAGTTATCGTTGTTCGATCAGCTTGCTCCTCCATTATATGTCTCCATTGTTTTCTACTACTCGTCCAACGCAGAGGAAAATGCAGCCTCCAAAAGAAATGAAAAGTTCATTCTCTTGGAAGAATCATTGTCCAAGACCTTAAATCACTACTACCCGATGGTAGGGAGGTTCTCGAACAATGACCTCTTGATCAATTGTAATGATCAAGGAGTCGAGTTCATAGAAGCTCAAGTCGAGAAAGATCTTGGTGAATTTCTGCATCATGGACCCGAGATTGAGCTTTTGAATAAATTCATGGCATGGGATGTTCCACCATCAACATTGTTGGCGACAAGTCCAATGTTGGCGATCCAAGTGACTATGTTTTCGTGTGGTGGCCTAGTAATGGGAATACAATGTTCACACCTGGTGGCAGATGCTTTTACATTGGAAAAATTCATCAATAAATGGGCTTGCATTAGCAAATCAGGGGTGGAGGAAATGTCTTGCTCAAGTAGTTTTGGTGATTTGGCTTCACTTTTTCCGACTAGAGTATTATCCAAACAGCTTCCCCCACGGAGCAAATTATCGAAGATTATCACGAGAAGGTTCGTGTTTGATGCTCAGGCTATAGAGACACTCAAAAAGAGAATATTTTTAAAGGATGCTACCATTGAACCAACGCGAGTGGTGACAGTCATATCTCTTTTATGGAAGGCACTAACTGGTGCTTATATAGCCAAGAATGGCTATTTGAAGAACTTCTCCTTGTGCCCAACAATAAACTTAAGGGAGAGAACTGTTTTACCAATAACACAACAAAGTTTAGGCAACTTTTGGATGAGTGGGATTGCTCTTTTTCAGGCGGACAAGAATGGAACAGAGTTGCATGACTATGTGAAGCTCATGACAAATGCAATAAGGGATACAACCATGAACGTTGGAAAGGCAAGCATCGATGAAATCTCCGATTTGTTCATCAAAAATTACAAAGAGATAGTTGGCAAGCTTGTCAGCAGTGAGAAAAATGCTTGCCCCTTTACAAGTTGGTGCAAATTTTCTTGGTATGAGGCTGATTTTGGTTGGGGAAAACCGATTTGGTTGAGTGGTATAAGTAGAGCTTTTGAAGTAATTAGTCTGATTGACACCAAAAATGGTGATGGAATAGAAGCTTGGGTGAGTTTGAAGGAAGAAATCATGGTTGAGTTTGAACAAGATCCTGACATTCTGTCTTTGGCCTCCAAAATGAAATCTCCTACATGTTACTAA